One genomic region from Leptospiraceae bacterium encodes:
- the rsmH gene encoding 16S rRNA (cytosine(1402)-N(4))-methyltransferase RsmH, with product MLESDPVHVSVMPEEIIRFFQQIPEKENLFFLDGTAGEGGHSKLILETFPNSKLIFMDRDETMLKRAETRLDSFGSRATPHHSNFSEFTSDTLFKLGNVSSVDGIVLDLGISTYHFTNSEKGFSYAKEEPLDMRLDFSCKKTASEILKYYSEKELNRVFWEYGEERWSKKIASVLVERRKKESLQTSKELADLIAAIIPRKFWPPKTHPATRIFQALRIEVNSELLHIEKGLRQLAALLNKGGVFCVLSFHSLEDRIVKNVFRELTGKEKEYQLLTKKPLCPSEEEIQQNRPSRSAKLRVIYSP from the coding sequence ATGCTCGAATCTGATCCTGTTCATGTTTCTGTAATGCCTGAAGAAATTATTCGCTTTTTTCAGCAAATACCTGAGAAAGAAAACCTATTCTTCCTGGATGGCACTGCCGGTGAGGGAGGACACAGCAAGCTTATTTTAGAAACTTTTCCCAATTCAAAACTCATTTTCATGGATAGGGACGAAACTATGCTCAAAAGAGCAGAAACCCGTTTGGATTCTTTTGGTTCAAGGGCCACTCCTCATCATTCTAATTTTTCCGAGTTTACTTCCGATACTCTTTTTAAATTGGGGAATGTCTCCTCTGTAGATGGAATCGTTCTGGATCTGGGGATTTCTACCTATCACTTTACAAATTCTGAAAAAGGTTTTAGTTATGCGAAGGAAGAACCTCTCGATATGCGTCTTGATTTTTCCTGTAAGAAAACAGCTTCTGAAATTTTAAAGTACTATTCGGAAAAAGAACTGAACCGAGTTTTTTGGGAATACGGAGAAGAACGCTGGTCTAAAAAAATTGCCAGTGTTCTGGTAGAAAGACGAAAAAAAGAAAGCTTACAAACCAGTAAAGAGTTGGCCGATTTAATCGCAGCAATCATTCCAAGAAAATTCTGGCCTCCCAAAACTCACCCGGCTACCCGTATATTCCAGGCACTCAGAATCGAAGTAAATTCGGAGCTATTGCATATAGAAAAAGGTTTAAGACAGTTGGCCGCTTTGTTAAACAAAGGAGGAGTTTTCTGTGTCTTATCTTTTCATTCTTTAGAAGATAGAATCGTGAAGAATGTGTTTAGAGAACTGACCGGAAAAGAAAAGGAATATCAGCTTTTAACTAAAAAGCCTCTTTGTCCTTCCGAAGAAGAAATTCAACAGAATCGTCCTTCCCGTTCCGCCAAGTTGAGAGTTATTTATTCTCCATAA
- a CDS encoding HIT domain-containing protein, whose amino-acid sequence MEELDPIQNPPRKNLFSINKLGYAMGKRPKVDCILCEVEKKNPEVPNLLIAETELCLVSVNLYPYNPGHIIIFPKRHCLGLEELSDEEALDIHRLSVKCIRILKETWKAPGFNLGYNIGRHSGGSILHIHRHVIPRFPNEAGFLDVLANTRIVIYNPNDMLAELKRLWEKF is encoded by the coding sequence GTGGAAGAGCTTGATCCGATACAGAACCCTCCGAGAAAGAATTTATTCTCGATTAATAAACTGGGCTATGCTATGGGAAAAAGACCAAAAGTGGATTGTATCCTCTGCGAAGTAGAAAAGAAAAACCCGGAGGTTCCGAATCTACTCATTGCCGAAACAGAGCTATGCCTTGTTTCTGTGAACCTATATCCTTATAATCCCGGCCATATCATCATATTTCCTAAACGGCATTGTCTCGGACTTGAAGAATTGAGCGATGAAGAAGCCCTTGATATACACCGCTTATCGGTGAAGTGTATTCGCATATTAAAGGAAACCTGGAAGGCTCCAGGCTTTAATCTGGGTTATAATATAGGCAGACACAGCGGAGGCTCGATTTTACACATTCACAGGCACGTCATCCCGCGTTTTCCCAATGAAGCCGGTTTTTTAGATGTTCTGGCGAATACTCGAATCGTAATCTATAACCCGAATGATATGCTGGCAGAATTAAAACGCCTGTGGGAAAAGTTTTAG
- a CDS encoding protein-glutamate O-methyltransferase CheR: MSDLINSIVTIKDKEFNYLKEVIHKETGIFLAPHKKIMLQSRLNVRLRTTQIATFEDYCKKLQMDPAFFARELPEIVNRITTNKTDFFRENHHFEYLKNVFLPAMEEKSKTTYLKKLRFWCAATSTGEEPYSLAIVLQEYFALKPGWDIKILATDIDTNVLSTAGKGVYKEDRVLPVRKDLQQKYFDINKTESGKEYVAKPILKNMITFRKINLLDKPYPIQEKMDLIFCRNVIIYFDKPTQAKIFAEMEKILVPQGILIIGHSETLFGISESFKFLGQTIYQKKA; this comes from the coding sequence GTGTCGGATTTGATTAATTCAATTGTTACCATTAAAGATAAAGAATTTAACTACTTAAAAGAAGTGATTCATAAAGAAACCGGGATATTTTTAGCTCCGCATAAGAAAATTATGCTCCAATCCCGTTTGAACGTTCGCCTGCGAACCACCCAGATAGCGACTTTTGAAGACTATTGTAAGAAGCTCCAAATGGACCCGGCGTTTTTCGCAAGAGAACTACCGGAAATTGTCAATCGGATCACCACCAATAAAACGGATTTCTTCAGGGAAAACCACCATTTTGAGTATTTGAAAAATGTGTTTCTCCCGGCCATGGAGGAGAAAAGCAAAACCACTTACCTCAAAAAGCTACGATTCTGGTGTGCAGCTACCTCAACCGGTGAGGAACCATATTCCCTGGCCATTGTCTTACAGGAGTATTTCGCCTTAAAACCGGGTTGGGACATAAAAATTCTCGCAACCGACATCGACACCAATGTTTTGTCTACCGCAGGTAAGGGTGTTTATAAAGAAGACAGGGTTTTACCGGTAAGAAAAGATCTGCAACAAAAGTATTTTGACATCAACAAAACAGAAAGCGGGAAAGAATACGTTGCCAAACCTATTTTGAAAAACATGATTACCTTTCGCAAAATCAACCTTCTGGATAAGCCCTATCCCATACAGGAAAAGATGGATTTAATTTTTTGTAGAAATGTAATCATCTACTTTGATAAACCTACCCAGGCAAAAATATTCGCTGAAATGGAAAAGATTCTCGTTCCTCAGGGAATTCTGATTATCGGGCATTCTGAAACTTTATTCGGAATATCAGAGAGCTTTAAATTTTTAGGTCAGACTATTTACCAGAAAAAGGCCTAA